Proteins from one Brevibacillus humidisoli genomic window:
- a CDS encoding IS1182 family transposase, whose product MYIQYTMDQLCLPMDVEEDIPANHLVRVVNAAVNRLDDAIFDAAYPGGGRDSYHPKMLTKIIIYAYTQRIYSSRQIAKAVRENIMFMWIAGRQRPDFRTINRFRSERMKPVLETVFTAILQFLVEENYVQLEHYFVDGTKIEANANRYTFVWGKAVVKHKAKLQEKVKTLFATIEEAEKQEEGAHGGQDLRELGESSTLTSEKLEHAVKQLEERLQEKPKDKPLKKAVRTIRKDLLPRLQKYETHEKILGTRNSYSKTDPDATFMRMKEDHMRNGQLKPGYNVQIGTENQFIVGYSVHQRPTDTRCFIPHLEKVKAQIGKLPRSVIADAGYGGEENYDYLEQNEVEAIVKYSTYHREKSKAWQRDISKIDNWTYNSEQDTWTCAAGQTLHFRRESKEKTESGYEIVYRHYRSAGCEDCPLKSQCTKAQGNREVKVSMKYLRLKNQAKQKLRSEEGYALAVRRMIEPEPVFGAMKNNRGFKRFLLRGLPKVSLEVGWLSLAHNLLKKAAVDAQRQGAKREQVA is encoded by the coding sequence TTGTACATTCAATATACCATGGATCAACTTTGTTTACCAATGGATGTAGAAGAGGACATTCCCGCCAATCATCTCGTTCGTGTGGTCAACGCCGCTGTCAATCGTCTCGACGACGCCATCTTTGACGCGGCTTACCCCGGAGGCGGACGAGACAGCTATCACCCCAAGATGCTCACCAAAATCATCATCTATGCCTACACCCAGCGCATCTACTCTTCTCGCCAGATTGCCAAGGCCGTCCGTGAAAACATAATGTTCATGTGGATCGCAGGCAGACAACGTCCGGACTTCCGCACCATCAACCGCTTTCGCTCGGAACGAATGAAACCCGTACTGGAGACTGTGTTTACCGCCATTCTTCAATTCTTGGTCGAGGAGAATTACGTGCAGCTGGAGCATTACTTTGTGGACGGTACCAAGATCGAAGCCAATGCGAATCGGTATACGTTTGTTTGGGGAAAGGCTGTCGTCAAGCACAAAGCCAAGCTCCAGGAGAAAGTGAAGACCTTGTTTGCCACCATTGAGGAAGCCGAAAAGCAAGAAGAAGGAGCGCACGGGGGCCAAGATCTTCGCGAGCTGGGCGAGTCCTCTACCCTCACAAGTGAAAAGCTGGAGCATGCCGTCAAGCAATTGGAGGAACGCCTGCAGGAGAAGCCAAAAGACAAGCCACTAAAGAAGGCGGTTCGCACCATCCGCAAAGACCTGCTTCCTCGCCTCCAAAAGTATGAAACACATGAGAAGATACTAGGCACTCGAAATAGTTACAGCAAAACGGACCCTGACGCTACCTTTATGCGAATGAAGGAAGACCACATGCGAAACGGCCAGCTCAAACCTGGCTACAATGTGCAGATTGGCACCGAAAATCAATTCATTGTCGGCTACAGTGTGCATCAGCGGCCGACCGATACGCGCTGCTTTATCCCTCATCTTGAAAAAGTAAAGGCGCAGATCGGAAAGCTACCGAGAAGCGTCATCGCAGATGCGGGTTATGGCGGCGAAGAGAATTATGACTATCTCGAACAAAACGAAGTCGAAGCCATCGTCAAATACAGCACGTATCACCGCGAAAAAAGCAAGGCATGGCAAAGGGACATCAGCAAGATCGACAACTGGACGTATAACAGTGAGCAAGATACGTGGACATGCGCAGCGGGGCAAACCCTCCATTTCCGAAGAGAGAGCAAGGAGAAAACGGAAAGTGGATACGAAATCGTGTACCGTCATTACAGAAGCGCCGGTTGCGAGGACTGTCCGTTGAAGTCTCAGTGTACGAAAGCCCAAGGCAATCGCGAAGTCAAAGTCAGCATGAAGTATTTGCGGCTAAAGAACCAAGCAAAGCAGAAGCTCCGCAGCGAAGAAGGGTATGCCCTGGCAGTGAGGCGCATGATTGAGCCGGAGCCCGTGTTTGGTGCTATGAAGAACAATCGAGGGTTCAAAAGGTTCCTGCTTCGAGGCTTACCGAAAGTAAGTCTGGAGGTCGGGTGGCTTTCCCTTGCCCACAATTTGCTCAAGAAGGCTGCAGTGGACGCCCAAAGACAAGGAGCTAAGCGAGAACAGGTCGCTTAG
- a CDS encoding endonuclease/exonuclease/phosphatase family protein, whose amino-acid sequence MKRRSKLWRILLCCLSAVWYVEGRVQVDNTMNSSFSRHLQDPILKVVTYNIRGCRDDSGQADAEAIVDDLRPLEADVIALQEVDIRLPRSGFVNQVKEIAAALEMNYAYAPSINFGIGTYGNAILSRYPIRSATQHFLPFEVEPRQLLAAVIDIHGKPLQLYATHLGLQPEERSRQLTLLVEHIAADMSAPSILLGDFNTRSGDPLLEPLRQLFHDPMYRETSAVRTIKGDTTGQIDHIFLSEEVRFLRGFISTPSHSDHYPVGYYVQLPAES is encoded by the coding sequence ATGAAGCGTAGGAGCAAGCTGTGGAGAATTTTGCTCTGCTGCCTGTCGGCTGTCTGGTATGTAGAAGGCCGCGTGCAGGTTGACAACACGATGAACTCAAGTTTTTCACGCCACCTGCAGGATCCGATTCTAAAGGTCGTCACCTACAACATCCGTGGATGTCGCGACGACAGCGGCCAAGCCGATGCGGAAGCAATCGTCGATGATCTGAGGCCGCTTGAAGCGGACGTAATTGCCTTACAGGAAGTGGATATCCGTCTGCCCCGCTCCGGTTTTGTGAATCAGGTCAAAGAGATTGCCGCCGCACTTGAGATGAACTATGCTTACGCACCCAGTATTAACTTTGGGATCGGTACATACGGAAACGCCATTTTAAGCAGATATCCGATCCGCTCTGCTACCCAACATTTCCTGCCATTTGAGGTAGAACCAAGGCAGTTGTTGGCAGCGGTGATCGACATACACGGGAAGCCGCTGCAGCTTTATGCCACACATCTGGGGCTGCAGCCTGAGGAACGTTCCCGCCAGCTTACACTCCTCGTGGAGCACATAGCGGCCGATATGTCTGCTCCCTCCATCTTGTTGGGAGATTTCAACACCCGTTCGGGGGACCCGCTGCTGGAGCCGCTGCGGCAACTGTTTCACGACCCGATGTACAGGGAGACTTCCGCCGTTCGCACGATCAAAGGAGACACGACAGGACAGATCGATCATATCTTTTTGTCCGAAGAGGTTCGCTTTTTGCGAGGATTTATCTCTACACCGAGTCACTCCGACCATTATCCTGTCGGGTATTACGTTCAACTGCCTGCGGAATCATAA
- the refZ gene encoding forespore capture DNA-binding protein RefZ: MKRVGEPSGKGTDQTKARILAAAAKLFDAQGFDGTTVRQIAKEADVNLALISYYFNGKRGLLEVLIASYYETFFRLLSEQKAASPQLDPLDELLAVVRLYVFFQRDHAAVTRLIQRELSVESMLAREVMTVYIHRWKHIFSSILEEGISRNLFVPLSVDQVLLAMTSLLVYPYLNLQAVREVYYLEPGSDEFCEWLVASVEQLFRSLLIPLSSPSSPDNA; encoded by the coding sequence ATGAAACGAGTTGGGGAGCCGAGCGGTAAAGGCACGGATCAGACCAAGGCGCGCATCCTGGCTGCCGCCGCCAAACTGTTTGATGCACAGGGATTTGACGGCACTACGGTTCGTCAGATTGCCAAGGAAGCAGATGTGAATCTGGCCCTTATTTCCTATTATTTCAACGGGAAGCGGGGGCTGCTTGAGGTGCTGATTGCCTCGTATTACGAAACATTTTTCCGGCTCCTGTCCGAACAGAAAGCAGCAAGCCCACAGTTGGATCCACTAGACGAACTGCTTGCCGTGGTAAGACTTTATGTGTTTTTTCAACGCGATCATGCTGCTGTGACGCGGCTGATCCAACGGGAATTAAGTGTAGAATCAATGCTGGCACGTGAAGTGATGACCGTATACATACATCGGTGGAAGCATATTTTTTCCAGTATTCTAGAAGAAGGTATATCCAGGAACTTGTTTGTTCCTCTGTCTGTTGACCAGGTATTGTTGGCGATGACCAGCCTGCTCGTCTACCCCTACCTGAATCTACAGGCCGTCCGGGAAGTCTACTATCTGGAACCGGGTTCAGACGAGTTTTGCGAGTGGCTGGTTGCTTCGGTTGAACAGTTGTTTCGTTCGCTGCTGATACCCTTGTCATCGCCGTCCAGTCCGGATAACGCTTAA